A portion of the Pseudopipra pipra isolate bDixPip1 chromosome 1, bDixPip1.hap1, whole genome shotgun sequence genome contains these proteins:
- the GPD1L gene encoding glycerol-3-phosphate dehydrogenase 1-like protein isoform X2: MWVFEENINGRKLSDIINKEHENVKYLPGHKLPDNVVAIPNLNDAVEDADLLVFVIPHQFIHKVCDEMTGRVPKKALGITLIKGIDEGPGGLRLISDIIREKMGIDISVLMGANLANEVAADKFCETTIGSKILENGLLFKELLQTPNFRITVVDDAETVELCGALKNVVAVGAGFCDGLCCGDNTKAAVIRLGLMEMIAFAKIFCKGQVSTATFLESCGVADLITTCYGGRNRRVAEAVVKTGKSIEELEKEMLNGQKLQGPRTSAEVYRILKQKGMLEKFPLFTAVYQICYEGRPVGEIITCLQSHPEHVKNQSGC, translated from the exons ATGTGGGTCTTCGAGGAGAATATTAATGGGAGAAAACTGTCAGATATCATAAATAAAGAACACGAAAATGTAAAGTATCTCCCTGGACACAAGCTGCCAGATAACGTG GTTGCTATCCCAAACCTTAATGACGCTGTAGAGGATGCAGACTTGCTGGTTTTTGTCATTCCTCATCAGTTCATTCATAAAGTCTGCGATGAAATGACAGGACGAGTACCCAAGAAAGCGCTCGGCATAACTCTTATAAAG GGAATAGATGAAGGCCCTGGGGGACTCAGACTGATCTCTGACATTATTCGAGAGAAGATGGGAATAGACATCAGTGTGCTGATGGGAGCTAACCTTGCCAATGAGGTGGCAGCAGACAAATTCTGTGAAACCACAATAG GCAGCAAAATCTTGGAAAATGGCCTTCTTTTCAAAGAACTCCTGCAGACTCCAAACTTCCGAATAACTGTAGTAGATGATGCAGAAACAGTTGAGCTTTGTGGTGCTCTGAAG AATGTAGTAGCAGTAGGAGCTGGGTTCTGTGATGGTCTTTGCTGCGGTGACAATACCAAAGCTGCCGTTATTCGCCTTGGCCTAATGGAGATGATCGCCTttgccaaaatattttgcaaaggaCAGGTGTCTACTGCCACTTTCCTGGAGAGCTGTGGCGTTGCTGATCTCATCACAACGTGTTACGGTGGCCGGAATCGACGTGTAGCAGAAGCAGTCGTTAAAACTGGAAAG TCTATCGAAGaattagagaaagaaatgttGAATGGTCAGAAACTGCAAGGACCACGGACTTCTGCAGAAGTGTATCGCATCCTGAAGCAGAAAGGAATGCTGGAGAA GTTTCCGCTGTTCACGGCTGTGTATCAAATCTGCTATGAAGGGAGGCCTGTCGGAGAGATTATAACCTGCCTTCAAAGTCATCCAGAGCACGTAAAAAATCAATCAGGCTGCTGA